A genomic window from Acidobacteriota bacterium includes:
- a CDS encoding cysteine desulfurase, translating into MSTATAAGATTLDVEKIRSDFPALHQESHGHPLAYLDNAATTQKPRAVIDAVRSFYERDCSNVHRGVHLLSQRATVAYEQARTTIKTHLGAADSREIVFTRSTTEGINLVAWSFLRPRLEAGDEILISHMEHHSNIVPWQLLCEEKGANLKVIPIDDDGDIVLDEYEKLLSERTRIVGIVHVSNALGTINPVREIIKIAHHRGVPVLVDGAQALPHLSVDVRDLDCDFFVCSAHKAYGPTGIGALYGKREHLLDMVPYQGGGDMILSVSFDRTTYAEPPHRFEAGTPNIEGAIGFAAALMYLEDIGLDAVAAHEAELLAAATEAVLEVPGVRLVGTARDKASVLSFVVDGIHPHDIGTILDSEGVAVRAGHHCAQPVMARYGLSATVRASFALYNTEREIDALVTGLKKVQEVFG; encoded by the coding sequence ATATCAACCGCGACCGCGGCCGGCGCGACGACCCTCGATGTCGAGAAGATTCGTTCCGACTTCCCGGCGCTCCACCAGGAATCGCACGGTCACCCACTCGCGTATCTCGACAACGCTGCCACAACCCAAAAACCGCGGGCAGTCATCGATGCCGTTCGCAGCTTCTACGAGCGTGATTGCTCGAACGTGCATCGAGGCGTTCACCTGCTGTCGCAACGTGCCACGGTCGCCTACGAACAGGCCCGGACAACGATCAAGACTCACCTCGGGGCGGCCGACAGTCGCGAGATTGTCTTCACGCGTTCGACCACCGAAGGCATCAACCTGGTCGCCTGGAGCTTTCTTCGCCCCCGACTCGAGGCTGGCGACGAGATCCTGATATCCCATATGGAGCACCACTCCAACATCGTGCCCTGGCAGCTTCTGTGCGAGGAGAAGGGCGCCAATCTCAAGGTGATCCCGATCGACGACGACGGGGACATCGTGCTCGATGAGTATGAGAAGCTACTGTCAGAGCGCACCAGAATCGTCGGAATCGTCCACGTCTCCAACGCCCTCGGAACGATCAACCCGGTGCGCGAGATCATCAAGATCGCCCACCACCGCGGCGTACCGGTTCTGGTCGACGGTGCTCAGGCGCTGCCTCATCTATCGGTCGACGTCAGGGACCTCGACTGTGACTTCTTCGTCTGTTCGGCCCACAAGGCCTACGGGCCGACCGGTATCGGCGCTCTTTACGGCAAGCGCGAGCATCTGCTCGACATGGTGCCCTATCAGGGCGGCGGCGACATGATCCTGTCGGTGAGCTTCGACCGCACCACCTACGCCGAGCCACCTCACCGCTTCGAGGCCGGCACGCCCAACATCGAAGGCGCAATCGGCTTCGCGGCTGCGCTGATGTATCTCGAGGATATCGGGCTCGACGCGGTTGCCGCTCACGAAGCCGAGTTGCTGGCCGCCGCCACCGAGGCGGTGCTCGAGGTGCCCGGCGTCCGGCTTGTTGGAACGGCTCGCGACAAGGCGTCGGTCCTGTCCTTCGTCGTCGACGGTATCCACCCTCACGATATCGGGACCATCCTCGACAGCGAGGGCGTCGCCGTCCGCGCCGGCCACCACTGCGCACAGCCGGTGATGGCTCGCTACGGATTGTCGGCGACCGTGAGGGCTTCATTCGCTCTTTACAACACCGAGCGCGAAATCGACGCACTCGTGACAGGGCTGAAAAAAGTCCAGGAGGTCTTCGGCTGA
- the sufD gene encoding Fe-S cluster assembly protein SufD → MTQTTAFSDALDAAAALPAPELLQGLRLKGRESFAEQGLPNRRQEAWRFTRLTGIGDTDFVAPRAVAPRVDVTQWQLADAHLLVFVDGISSPDVSQIGDRPDGVVVSNLVIGATSGSETVAQHLGSLAPLDQHPFAALNSALIADGAFIHLPTGVELERPIQLIFVSGTDARPTLNAPRILIVAEAGSRATVVEHHVGKVSSLSCPVTEVVLAENSTLDHVIVQEEHPSAHHLAVRQARLAAGSRYSAQAISLGGALARTDIGVVLEGEGANASLDGLYLGDDKQQADTHLTMRHASPNCESHQLYKGILGGRAKAVFNGRIIVDQDAQKTDANQSNRNLLLSEDAVVNSNPQLEIFADDVRCTHGSTVGQLDEEAVFYLRSRGIGRDEAAQLLTLAFAGEILDRIPVTDLRQRLEDVVAERLAAMTDKANSE, encoded by the coding sequence ATGACACAGACGACTGCTTTTTCGGACGCTCTCGACGCAGCCGCCGCTCTGCCGGCGCCAGAGCTGTTACAGGGGCTGCGGCTCAAGGGCCGCGAGAGCTTTGCGGAACAGGGCCTGCCGAACAGGCGACAGGAAGCCTGGCGATTCACGCGCCTCACAGGGATCGGTGATACAGATTTTGTCGCTCCCAGAGCGGTCGCACCCCGCGTGGATGTGACTCAATGGCAGCTCGCCGATGCCCACCTGTTGGTCTTCGTCGACGGCATTTCCTCGCCAGATGTATCCCAGATCGGCGATCGTCCAGACGGCGTGGTCGTTTCCAATCTCGTGATCGGCGCCACCTCGGGATCAGAGACCGTTGCCCAGCACCTCGGGAGCCTGGCGCCCCTCGATCAACATCCCTTCGCAGCGCTCAACTCCGCTCTCATCGCCGACGGCGCGTTCATCCACCTGCCCACCGGCGTCGAGCTGGAGCGCCCGATCCAGTTGATCTTCGTCTCCGGCACCGATGCGCGACCAACCCTCAACGCGCCTCGAATCCTGATTGTCGCCGAGGCTGGCAGCCGGGCAACCGTGGTCGAGCATCACGTCGGCAAAGTTTCTTCCCTCAGCTGTCCGGTAACCGAGGTGGTTCTTGCCGAGAACTCCACTCTGGATCACGTCATCGTCCAGGAGGAACACCCATCGGCCCACCACCTGGCGGTGCGCCAGGCTCGACTGGCCGCCGGCAGCCGATACTCCGCCCAGGCGATCTCTCTCGGCGGTGCGTTGGCTCGCACCGATATCGGTGTGGTGCTCGAGGGTGAAGGCGCGAATGCATCCCTCGACGGCCTCTATCTCGGAGATGACAAGCAACAGGCCGACACCCACCTGACGATGCGCCACGCCTCGCCAAACTGCGAGAGCCATCAGCTCTACAAAGGCATCCTCGGCGGTCGAGCCAAAGCGGTCTTCAACGGCCGGATCATCGTCGACCAGGACGCCCAGAAGACTGACGCCAACCAGTCGAACCGAAACCTGTTGCTTTCCGAGGACGCGGTCGTCAACTCCAACCCGCAGCTCGAAATCTTTGCCGACGATGTCCGCTGCACCCACGGATCCACAGTCGGTCAGCTCGACGAGGAGGCCGTCTTCTACCTGCGCTCACGCGGCATCGGTCGCGACGAGGCGGCCCAACTCCTGACGCTGGCCTTCGCCGGCGAGATCCTCGACCGCATCCCGGTAACCGACCTTCGGCAACGCCTCGAAGACGTGGTCGCCGAACGCCTCGCTGCGATGACCGACAAGGCGAACTCCGAGTGA
- the sufC gene encoding Fe-S cluster assembly ATPase SufC yields MSLLELKDLHVSVDRTEILKGIDLTVNPGEVHAIMGPNGSGKSTLASVLAGREEYEVTGGEIRYAGQNLLELDAETRAREGLFLAFQYPVEIPGVSNTYFLRTALNAIRTHRGEEEIDAMDFLELVRERAKVVKLDDSLLKRPVNEGFSGGEKKRNEIFHLAVLEPKLAILDETDSGLDIDALRIVADGVNSLRNTERSFVLITHYQRLLDYIEPDFVHVLINGRIVKSGDRELALRLEDQGYEWLDLEPAQAAGA; encoded by the coding sequence ATGAGCCTACTTGAACTGAAAGACCTCCACGTCTCAGTGGACAGAACAGAAATCTTGAAAGGCATCGACCTCACGGTCAATCCCGGTGAGGTGCATGCCATCATGGGCCCCAACGGTTCAGGCAAAAGCACTCTCGCCAGCGTGCTCGCCGGCCGTGAGGAGTACGAGGTCACCGGCGGCGAGATCCGCTACGCTGGCCAAAACCTGCTCGAGCTCGACGCCGAAACCCGCGCCCGCGAAGGACTTTTTCTCGCCTTCCAATACCCGGTCGAGATTCCAGGCGTCAGCAACACCTACTTCCTCCGCACCGCACTCAACGCGATCCGCACCCACCGTGGCGAGGAGGAGATCGACGCGATGGATTTCCTCGAGCTAGTTCGAGAAAGGGCCAAGGTGGTCAAGCTCGACGACTCGCTGCTCAAGCGCCCGGTCAACGAAGGTTTCTCGGGCGGCGAGAAGAAGCGCAACGAGATCTTTCACCTCGCGGTGCTGGAGCCGAAGTTGGCGATCCTCGACGAGACCGACTCCGGCCTCGACATCGACGCCCTGAGAATCGTCGCCGACGGCGTCAACTCGCTGCGTAACACGGAACGTTCCTTCGTCCTCATCACCCACTACCAGCGCCTGCTCGACTATATCGAGCCTGACTTCGTCCACGTCCTGATCAACGGCCGCATCGTGAAATCCGGCGATCGCGAGCTCGCCCTCCGGCTCGAGGACCAGGGCTACGAGTGGCTCGATCTCGAGCCAGCTCAGGCGGCGGGCGCATGA